The DNA window GCACACGGTATCACGGTATAAAAATCTACAGTatcaaattctctctctctttgctcTCTGCTTCCTAGGCAATTATCATATTGCTTTACAAATTGAATCAAAGAGCTATTGCCTGTgataaacttgttaaaaaaaagtatGCATCATTTCACtcttttgtgtgcttctcatctcGGCTCAAAAATGGTGATCAAGATAAATTGAAATCCATAAATGACATTTTTGGTAGAGTGTTTAGCTTCAAGGTTAAGCTCAAAAAAGAAGTTTtgattattctctttcattcttaataagTACTTTCCAAATTCTTTGGCATCATCTTGTTCGAAAATATTCCATACTTCCCTTATAATGcaatttctcaatttttttttcaataaaacttaGTTCGCGATGATTGCCCGCTGCTGCTACAAATGACTGATACGTTCTACTCGGTCTGATTCTGGCTTCTTCATTGTTTTCATGGTACGACGCACAAATATGCTTAGCTCCCTGTGTTGTTTAAGCATCTCTGCTTGATCTGGATAGTAAGGGTGTGAATGAATTGTCCAAACACCAACATCCTTCATTATGTGTACGTAAATTCTGGCAGGACAATTTAACCCAGCTGAAGGGTTTGTCTTCAGAGTTGGAGATATCTTGGATTTTCACTTTTCCTCTCTACTACATGTAATTAGTTAATGCTTAATCTCATCTCTCTTCCGAGTGGTGTTCCTTATTTTCGTAGAAAAACTAGTAAGTTTGGAATAATCTTTGTAGAACTTTCCAGCTTCTTTCAGTGTCTTGGAAGTTATCCCAATCTTTGGGACAAATTGTTCATCAACAACACACCTGGACTGTAAAATGAACCGAAATATTGTCATAATAACACCATTGTATAATAACCAATGAACCAAAATATGTGCATTCTGTAAATTTAGAAAGTCCTGCATTCATTATCAGTTTATTCGATTGCATTCCATtgcattcaattcaaaattgttgaaaaatgaaccgaaatattttcataaaaaaatcattgtCTAACAATAAATGAACTAAAATttgtccattatataaattcaaattcaaaaacaccTGCGTCTAGAATGAAccgaaaatattatcaaaatgaaACCATTGTATAATACCAAATAAACCGAAAATTGTGTTTATAAACAACATTGGATTTAGCGATTCCATtccattccattcaattcaattcaaaattattgAATAATCGAAATCTCGTCCACTTAATTTGATTAAGAAGAATAATCTAAATCGCTTTCATTCAACTGATTTGCACTTGAatcattctttgttttgataCGCTATTCAAATGCAATGCAGATCAAAATctgaaaacgaaaaaaaaaaaacaaaaaaaccagAACAGAGAAGAACAAAGAGAAGCTTTATGTTAAAGAAGAGAAGCTCTACGTTgaggatgaagaacaaagaaaagCTCTATATTAAAGAGGTTTACATTAAAAAGTGGCGAATGCGTGAAGCAAAAATAACTTGATTGACTTGATTAAGAAAATTACATGAATACGGaacattattgttattttgaaCACAAAATTTGGTTGAACGTTGGTTTGAGAACAAAAACTCATTCACGTTCACTAAATAtataagtgacaaacaaaacttgACCAATGTTTAAATACATGACATGGAAATAAACAAACAGTAAAATATTAGGGATCCAAATAGTGGAGAGAAATATAGTATTTTATCTTAAGTATAATTCAAAAGTAGTGATGTTATCAATTTGGGAGTgacattattaattttttattaacgaGACCTTAATACCTTTTCATAGGAAGGGTTATCTGGAAGGAAATGCTTGTGGCTTGTGACCGTAATTAGCTGCGTGCTTTTGCTCTAACATTGTGTgcttagcttttttttttttggacttgaGCCTCATTTTTAAACTCCGAGTAAGCGTCCTTCATTTTACTATGGAATTTTTCTATTCTGACTTAATTTGTGTCATAGTTTTTTAAAAAGGGGGAAATGAAAAATTGTGCCTCTGTTGAATAAAACTAGGAACTCCAAAGTCCAAACACCACCTTGACCTATGGCGATGGCGATGAAATCAgctcaagaaaaaaaagaatacgAAAAGGAtagtttattctattttaagtttttaaggCTGTACAGAAATTCTTATTTATCATGGGTTTTACATCAATATCAAGTTTGAACGACCCCTTTATTTTAGTTGATCGGTTGCAATTTCTTAATGTGTTAGTTTAAACATTTGGCGATAGGTGTAAAGAAATGATAAGTAGTAATATAGGGAGCAACTTTAGTTATCATTAGCAGATAAAGCGCGGTATTTATTAATTGactaaaattaatattcaaaacATGAGAACAGGTCCTCATTGCTTGCTTATTGAAGATAGATTGTATGAGAATAAGAACAGAATCCATCGTGGGAACACGTGTGTAATAGGAATATGGATATGAAATGAGTAGTTAATAACTAAGTCCATCACATCAAAAACATGAATCTCGCCAATTACATGTAACCATAGAGCAAATGGAAGATCTTTTTCAACATATTCTCATCCACCAAACAAATTTGTCCTCACTTCAGTGTTAGATCAAATAGATATTAGTAATTAACaaaaattgtatttattatcatattaataaagtcaaatttaattaaaagattaaaaatttatcatctTAACTAATTTTTCATTAACATAGCTGCATTAATAGTACGAGCGCAATTaagatttataataaaatagaatatttacttaataatttaattttatatatagagtacttacttatttaaaatatttatatagaaTATTTTGTACATAAAGTACTTAtttagtaatttaattttttcactatattaaaaatatattacttgaCTAAATACATATCATTtgccaaaatttaaaaacttaggttttatattttttatctcataATTTCAATATATAGCTCTTTAGtagattatatattttttaaaaaaacttatgCTATATTTCAATTTAGACTTCAAAATTTACTATAGTAATTTGTGTTAGTCCTTAATTTTTGTATGGCTGCTCCCAACATTCTTActaaaacaacaataataaatttaacttaaaaaatttagaacttTAATAGAAATAATCAAACTTTTAAAAGCGCTAATAAATTTTGGTCACATAAAATTTGAGGACAAATTTAAATCACAGTAAAATAATGTACCAAATTAATATGTGGTGAATAAAAATTAGTTcaacaattaatataaaataccattataaatcttaaaattcaatttgagtacattaaaattttaagaattaaattgaatttaatataaaatttcataaattaaactaaatattaACACCcacaatttatattaaaaaaaaagaataaaattataactaTCTTATTTTTAGAACAGTCTGATGGTTTTAGTATTCATACAGTTTAAATAAGTAAATTactcttatcttatttaatcTTATATGAACACAGCAGTATTAATATTGTTAGAGCAATTACGTGGCGGCCCGACAAAGAGGCACGTAATCAATATATGTCATAGCCTTCTTTCTCTATTAATCTCCACGTGTATAGTTTAACTATGCGTTGTCAACATTCTACGCTGTTCTTTAACTGCATGCACCGAAAAAGAGAACTTTCTAACTCTGTTCTTTCTTATCTTACTCAAATTTTCTTCATACACCACTTGCACTTgtatttttgcttgtttgttttTTCAACTTTTGTTGTTCTTTGTTTCATCTTCAAATTCTTCGTTCGAAGGTAAACTTCAGAGTTGAGCTTTCTAAGCCTTgtacaatttatttaatttaatttctcttattcCTACAATTTCCATTTCTCAAAATTTTAGTTGCAAAAGATTTTTGTCTCATCATATTATTTGTTTGAATAATAACccttatttatctatgttgttttcagaaaaagaaaatcttcaAAGTCGTTGTTCTGTTCAAGGATTTCACCTTTCTCTTGGATATCAATGGAGGTAAGCTAACaaatgtttctttctttttttttttcacataagaactaaattaaattacttaactaaGGTTGATTTTTACTAATATTACTATTATTTGTGTAAAGGGATTATTTGGTAGCAcattaacaaacaaaaaaaacagaAGATTGACCTAACTTTAAAACTGTCATCATGTGGCtagattaaagaaaaaaaatggatgaaaaggtcatcatcaacatcatcaaTAATCTATATTGAAGAAAATGAGAGGAAAGAGAAGGATCCCTTTGTTCCATGGTTGGAGAGGTCTTGGTCAATGCCATCAGAGGCTGTGATGATGAAGTGTAGGGACATGCACATGACTGCCAAAATATTACTACTCCACGAGCAGAACAGGCGTGGAGCCGCCGCACCCAGTGTTTTGCCGTCGTCAGCTCATGTCATTGACCGTGTCAAAAAGCTGCTTGCGACTCCTAATGGGGATTCAAGGCATGAGGGTAActcttttttcttgcttttttattatttgtttcctTCTCTTGATTGTTTAATGTTAAGTTTAAATTTTGTGTTAcagataaaaatagaaatttctttaaagttagaaaaaaaaagtgttataTACCTACATAGTTTAGGACAATAGACAACATCAATTTATAGTTAGATATTAAGTTTGTccttaaattaatatatattaataattttatattacgTGGCATTAAAAGCTGCATTTTAGTAATACCTCACCTATCTTGTAGAGTATTTATAGTACATGATACAATTATATGAAGTAAATCGTTTTGAAGAGAAATGTTAGAGTACAATTATAGCAAAATAAATCATTCCGAAGAAAAATGTTAGAAGACCATCACAGTTTGTTGTTTTTGACCTgtcatcaatttaaatttaatttagtaaaCTAATAACATACTTTAATTGACACTTAatggtaaaaaataataaattctgatgtcttttaacatttttttagttacatcaactatatttttttatatgaaaagtaTAGGATACCAACATATTATGTGTCAACTTATTGCCAAcaatgattaattattatattttaaacacatatataaagagacatctaaaaaatatatctataaagacacttctattaaacacaactataaaaaagatatttttattagatacaTCCACAAAGACACTTCCATTAAACACagttataaataagagttggcagatgTTGGTAACATAGCGGGATTGGCTTTTATAaggtaaaaattatatttaagatttttctgtgattttgaatataaaattaatgttataaataaagttaatgTTAACATGACCGTTTGTCTAAAGATAATATCTAAGTTTCTGCTTATACCACACTTTCTCTCATTTTAGTAGCTTGCTAATAGCGAACACTATGTTACAACTTACCATTATAATTGGTCTAATCCAATTAGTCAGAATAGAAGCATGCATGGGATGAAATCATGTTTTGTCtggaaaaaaattaacaattaaaacaTCTCTATATAATACCATTGAAATACAAAGTACTCatccaaattatattaaataacaataaatttgGTAAccaatttttaatatgaaaatatcATTAACATTTTTCatggtatattttattttttactgtaTAAATATGACTACGCATGTAATAGATAGTTTACATCGATTGTGATTGAATTTTGCGATAATCgtttctctcctttcttttgTCCATTCTTCTCTCCAAATCTCCTTATTCGGTTATTTCATTGCTTACTTATGATACACACTACTTACATTGATGAGATTCTTGCTTTTTATACTAAAGTAGGAGAATCTAGTTCCAAAATAAAGACATCACCATCAGGTATTAAAGGATATGATCccaaaaaatcatcaaaacaaCCAACTCTTCAGAAAATGTCTTCTTCAGCCAAAAGGCTCAAGGCAAAGAAGAATCAATCATCGTGCGTCAAAGgtgataataacaaaaataataatgatgatgcaATGGAGATTCTGAGACATATTCCAAGTGTGAGTACAAGAGGAGATGGGCCAAGTGGGAAGAGAATAGAAGGGATACTGTACAAGTATAACAGAGGACAAGTGTGTATTGTGTGTGTCTGCCATGGAAGATTTCTCTCTCCATCAGAGTTTGTCATGCATGCTGGTGGAAACCAAGTAGACAATCCCATGAAACACATCACTGTCTCTTCTAATAACTCAATCTAACAAGGAATTATGCTCCTTATTTTCTCAGTCACCTCTTTTATATACTATAAGAGTAAGCACAAAAACTAAacttttgttagtttttgaatCTACTTATTTTGTCTTTTACATGGAATCAGTACTTGTTTTTGAATCTACTTGTTTTGTCTTTTACATGGAATCAGTGCTTTTCTCAATACAAATTTTTCTGCCATTAAATGGGATCTAAGATAAGAAAGATATGGAATGTGTCTTATGTTAATAAGAGGTGTATGTCAGATGGATCTACAAATTATAAGTATACAAACTTGTTCTTTTTACAAttgttttattcatgtttgaaaAATGGTGTGCAAGAAAAtctttatcaaatatttttttttcctagTTGTGGacaatttaagatttttttttctctttctagttTGACAAGGTGAGCAAAGATTTCATTGGTAAGAGAAAGTTTGCGTTGATTATAATTTGAGAAATGGGTTTATTCaagtcaaaataaaatttgattctTAGTTACCTAATTTTAGTTAGTCTATTTAAATGCTAGatattaaaattgtatcaaattttcaaataaatatggAATTGATATAATCTTGGTGGTTTTATAAATAACTAATGCATTAATAGGCATTATAATgagattattaattttttatttattagatataatttttttagaaaagtaTTAGAGGGTTATCAATCTAATGtttttaatttgctaatttaataatatattttgtctatacttttaaatattaatagttaattGTTGGTCATTTTTCGTATATATAACTTTAATGTATTTTTAGTGTAAAATGTTTTACATGTGCATCCAATTATATAACGTTAcatcagtaaaaataatttagtgaaTGGTTATCTAAAAAAAGGTTGTGATTTAGTGAATGGTTATCTAAAAAAGGTTGTGATTATACgattgtgtaaaatattttacactatcaatatatgaaaataaaactatatatattGGTCAATTCTGTGGTGGTCAAATTTGCGATGACCAATGGTGTTTAGGAGTTGACTTCCCAATGAATGGATGATTGACATGTGGTTATAGTGATTGGAATAGATTATGGTATTAGAAGAGTGAACACCCAATTCAATTTTTATCCATTTTAAATTAGGATAAGGTGGTTtctgtcacaaaaaaaaaaaaactcacgcCGGCCTCTGTTGCTATGTAGTAGTTATTGATGTTGATGTGTATATTTATTCAGAGTGAAATGCCACGTTAGATTAAGAGAAATGAACAGGGTCAATTTATACCCTTGCCTCCTCCAAAAAAACTGTTTTTGGATTAAAGAAGAACTAAAACTTAATTTGGATGACAAACTCTAAACTTTTCTATACCTCCAACCTCTCCCCACTCACTCGTATTCAAAACAACAAGAGACAAGTTCTAGGATGTCATGATTGGGAATGGAGAACGTTGTTCATTTTCGAACTTTTAAATTGGAGGCGATAATTTGACTTGCAGCATAAATTTTAGTGAGAATGTTCGAGCTCGGAGGAAGAAGAGATGAGTCTCCCTAAGTGCTATTGCAGGTCTCATGTTATTCTATTTATGATTGGGACCGAAAATAATCTAAATAGGTTATTCTTTCATTGCCCTTACTTCAACATATATTTATGGTATTAATGTTTTGATTGTTTCAATTATCTATTTACTATTAGTCTCACAAAGTTAATTCAAATTGTAGGCTACAGAAACTTATTGCTCATTCTTTGTATGACTAGATGATTATGTTTCTTCATTTACTGAGTATGCTATGAAGACAATCTCAAAGGGGGCATTGTCACAGAAGAAGAATCGATTTGAAGGCCTAAGTAATACAGTAGATGATAAAGTGAAAGAACTAAAGGATAAGTTGATTGAATTAGAGAATTAATTGGAGAAGAGTAGATTAAAAATAGCTAAAAGTAGATGCTTGAGTTTAGGTTGTAGTGTTTTTACATTTTATAGTGGAATTGTAGTTACCTGCTTATTCAAGACAATTTTGTAAGAAACTTGATGAGTAATTTTAGTTTATCCAAGAATTTTGTGTCCTATGATAAAATAATGTGTTTTAACACtcttgaaattaaataaaaatgaattattGTCAATGTTAAGAGTTTCTTCcctgaatttaatttaaattgtgGAGAAAATATTTGTACATATAGCATGGATTCAACTAATTTCTATGTAATTTCATATAAAGCATAGAAGTTCATATATTATATTCATATTGATACTTAAGAAGCAATTTATCTATTCATACTTCAGACAGCATAACAAGGATAGCAACATAGTCCTATATCAAAAAACTAATCTGTATGTTGAAACTATTTTATCACTTTAAGTCTTAAAAGATGCAAACTAAACAatcaaaataccaaaataaCAATTCACATTTCTATAATTCTATTAGCATTATCAATGCTGCTTAGGAGGCCTAAGTCCTAAAGGTATATAGCTGAGTGTTGGCACAAATCTCATAAATCTGTATTTTTTGGAGTTGTCATACCAACTATTGGTTCAGTGCATTGGTTTTGTGAGTTGTGAGGCCTCAGTTTCAGAGCTTGTAAAGGTTGAGATTTGAATCATAAAGTTGGATTTGGTACTGGTACGGGTGGAGGCACAATACATGAAGTTGTTGACCTAACAATCTGATGTTTTTCTCTAAATGGTTTAGGATTTTCACTGGAATTTTCTCCTGCAGTCTATTACAAgtttactaaattaattaactaaatatttCTATGGAATTAATATGTAACAATATACAACATaaatagattttatttaaaaaaaaaaataaaaaatgacttTCTTAGCTTGGGGTGCAGATTGTGACAGTAAAATTTTTTCACTCTGAGTTTAGGCCACTGCTCCAACTCTCATAAACTTTTTAGGAAGTTTTTTCTTGGCTTTTCTTATCTTGGTCTATGACAAATTAATGAGCTACTAAGAGAAtgcaacaaaataatataacatcTATTCTTATACATTGGACTCACCACAGAATCTAATACTGTCTCTCCTCCAGTGGTATTTTCATTGACATTGGTGGTGCTGCCACCTTTTTGTGCCTACTTAGTGACAAACAAATGCACAATTAAGCCCTCATCTAAACTTATTTAGGACATATAAATCcctgaatattttattttttggacaaTTTGATTCCTAATCCAAAAACATTATAGTAAAGAATTGTACCTAATAAGTGTTTATTGTTGGAGTggttgatgaattctaatttgttGTCCTCTTTTGCGCTCTTCTTCCCTTTTTAGTTATGGGCTTCCAATTAGGATCTTGTGGTGCATTTGTGCATGCCTTGTAGTAATAGTGTTTTTAGCCATACTTAGAACAAGTAACAATGAATGCCTTCTTTGTTTTGGTTGTGCTCATCTCTCTCTCAATTGGGTTAGCTCTTCTCTTCAACTTGGGTATAATGATCAACTCTATTGATTGTGAAAGGCAGTAGCCTTGGAGCATCAGTAGGTGTTCAGTACTCTTCATTGTTGACAGGTTTAATGCAATATGAATATGTTGATCTGATAGCATCTATAGTTAGCAACTTATGGACAAAGTCCTCAGCTTTAAGACCCATTTTAGCCAATACTGCAACTGCATGTCTACAAGACATTCCTGTTGGgtccaatttaatttaatcaGAATCATACATTGGACAATTAGCAACAAACTAGTAATTATAAAACCAAACTTACCAGTCAATTGCCAATATTGCATGTGCATGTCCTCTCCTGAGGGTTAACACTAACCTTATGATTCTAGGAATGCACTTCAAAAAGGACTTTTTGTAAGTCACTGACAAGAACTG is part of the Arachis duranensis cultivar V14167 chromosome 1, aradu.V14167.gnm2.J7QH, whole genome shotgun sequence genome and encodes:
- the LOC107471814 gene encoding ninja-family protein AFP2; its protein translation is MEIKEKKWMKRSSSTSSIIYIEENERKEKDPFVPWLERSWSMPSEAVMMKCRDMHMTAKILLLHEQNRRGAAAPSVLPSSAHVIDRVKKLLATPNGDSRHEGESSSKIKTSPSGIKGYDPKKSSKQPTLQKMSSSAKRLKAKKNQSSCVKGDNNKNNNDDAMEILRHIPSVSTRGDGPSGKRIEGILYKYNRGQVCIVCVCHGRFLSPSEFVMHAGGNQVDNPMKHITVSSNNSI